A window of the Brassica napus cultivar Da-Ae chromosome C5, Da-Ae, whole genome shotgun sequence genome harbors these coding sequences:
- the LOC111209579 gene encoding uncharacterized protein LOC111209579, producing the protein MAMVRASKNIVSNVRELKPRKDTSRIEVRIVRLWRNYNKESGNTIEMVFVDKEGTRIHASVGEQLIKKFDDKLCEGDAIVVQLFKVYDAIDEYRTTPHPYKIGFFQTTFVGKADDFPSAVPKKYFADFSDILGGNLDHSCLVDVVGQIVNFGSLENKIIKGKDNMRLLIELRDPNLPDDSLALTNNDSSQWSVGTATSIRARFFVLNERLAIREIIDSTLVGTFVTLGTIETIPVRKRGQIGRLRATEALGGGGPWRFRHSRFKLIAHVKDDSGETNFLLFDANAQQIVRHSTAELYDEKEDEDFLPKAVSDLFGKRSSQYVVRLATDDREMVEEFADLPPKPVLMLESADDISSGSGGFTATPLSKRKSEQDEDSCLKDQHSVNKKLSQKKFKGE; encoded by the exons ATGGCAATGGTGCGAGCCTCCAAAAACATTGTTTCTAATGTTAGAGAATTAAAACCCCGTAAAGATACGTCGCGTATTGAAGTTAGGATTGTTCGGTTGTGGAGAAACtataacaaagaatcaggaaacaCCATTGAAATGGTTTTTGTTGATAAAGAA GGGACAAGAATTCATGCTTCAGTTGGTGAACAACTCATCAAAAAATTCGATGACAAGCTATGCGAGGGAGATGCGATTGTCGTCCAGTTGTTCAAAGTGTACGATGCTATTGATGAATACCGTACAACGCCACATCCGTACAAAATTGGCTTCTTTCAAACAACATTTGTTGGAAAAGCTGATGATTTTCCAAGTGCAGTTCCCAAAAAATATTTCGCGGACTTCTCCGATATTCTTGGTGGAAATCTTGATCATAGCTGTTTGGTTG ATGTGGTTGGCCAAATAGTTAACTTCGGATCTctggaaaacaaaataataaaaggaaaGGATAACATGAGGCTCTTGATTGAGTTGCGTGACCCAAA TCTTCCTGATGATTCACTTGCTCTTACAAACAACGATAGTAGCCAATGGTCTGTTGGTACTGCTACATCTATTCGTGCCAGGTTTTTTGTTCTTAATGAGAGGCTGGCCATAAGAGAGATCATTGATAGTACTCTG GTTGGCACTTTTGTCACTCTGGGGACTATAGAAACAATccctgttcgaaaacgcggccAAATCGGACGATTACGCGCCACCGAGGCGCTTGGCGGTGGTGGGCCGTGGCGATTCCGCCATAGTCG gttcaaaTTAATTGCTCATGTTAAGGACGACAGCGGTGAgactaattttcttttgtttgatgCTAATGCTCAACAAATTGTGCGTCATTCTACCGCTGAACTCTATGACGAG aaagaagatgaagacttcTTACCAAAAGCAGTTAGCGATCTCTTTGGTAAGAGA AGCTCTCAGTATGTTGTTCGATTGGCTACTGATGACCGTGAAATGGTTGAGGAATTTGCTGATTTGCCTCCTAAACCG GTCCTAATGTTGGAGTCCGCAGATGATATTTCCTCTGGTTCTGGTGGTTTTACAGCAACTCCTTTGTCCAAAAGAAAAAGCGAACAAGATGAAGACAGTTGCCTTAAGGATCAACACTCTGTTAAcaagaaactctctcaaaagaAATTTAAGGGCGAGTGA